One genomic segment of Primulina tabacum isolate GXHZ01 unplaced genomic scaffold, ASM2559414v2 Contig526, whole genome shotgun sequence includes these proteins:
- the LOC142534456 gene encoding uncharacterized protein LOC142534456 has product MEVFGKSMVAVPTNVIYLSSILGQDGPNPVHKCDWKCENEHVCGKIYRCRITGLTHICDKNCNQRILYDNHSSLCRVSKQIFPLTPVEQQAVKGVRRKLDAENDPTESCTFKRRRDAQCHPSPFERSFSAVSPICSQIGDGMDMS; this is encoded by the coding sequence ATGGAGGTATTTGGCAAATCTATGGTTGCTGTTCCTACAAATGTTATTTATTTGTCGAGTATTCTTGGCCAAGATGGGCCAAATCCTGTTCACAAGTGTGACTGGAAATGTGAAAATGAACATGTTTGTGGGAAGATTTACCGCTGCAGAATAACTGGGCTGACACATATTTGTGACAAAAACTGTAACCAAAGAATTTTGTATGATAACCATAGCTCCCTCTGCAGAGTGAGCAAGCAGATTTTTCCTTTGACTCCAGTTGAGCAACAGGCTGTGAAAGGTGTTCGGAGGAAGCTCGATGCTGAGAATGATCCCACAGAGAGCTGCACTTTTAAGCGCAGAAGGGATGCACAGTGTCATCCCTCCCCTTTTGAGAGATCATTTTCTGCTGTTAGCCCCATCTGCAGCCAGATTGGTGATGGCATGGATATGAGCTAG
- the LOC142534455 gene encoding putative ribonuclease P/MRP protein subunit POP5 gives MVGFKNRYMLMEVLLDPNKDLMLDEPIIITQFNLSKAIKNSIQANFGECGLALSQNSFQVKYVNPITKVCIFRTSREEYQKVWAATTMVKSIGNCPVVFNLLDLSGSIRACKNIALKCDELKFEQYKLSAGDRLTADVHQHMRNCLEKIRVLEH, from the exons ATGGTGGGGTTTAAGAATAGATACATGTTGATGGAGGTGCTTCTTGATCCTAATAAAGATCTTATGTTGGATGAACCCATTATAATCACTCAATTCAATCTATCAAAAGCAATCAAAAATAGCATTCAAGCGAACTTTGGCGAATGTGGTCTAGCATTGTCTCAGAATTCTTTTCAAG TGAAGTATGTGAATCCAATTACAAAAGTCTGCATTTTTAGAACTTCCAGAGAGGAGTACCAGAAGGTTTGGGCTGCGACGACGATGGTTAAGAGTATAGGAAACTGTCCGGTGGTTTTCAACTTGCTTGATTTAAGTG GAAGCATCAGGGCCTGCAAAAACATTGCTTTAAAGTGCGATGAATTGAAGTTTGAACAATATAAATTATCTGCCGGTGATCGCTTGACTGCTGATGTCCACCAACATATGCGAAACTGCCTGGAGAAAATCAGAGTTTTGGAGCACTGA